A stretch of DNA from Bacillus sp. NP157:
GCTGGTCGGCGCGGCGGCGACGGTGGCCCAGCAGATCGTCCCGTTCGCGGCGATCCTGTCCGCACCCGAGAAACGCGGCGCGGCGATCGGCACCGTGATGAGCGGACTGCTGACGGGCATCCTGCTCAGTCGCACGCTCGCCGGCATCGTCTCCAGCGTCGCCGGCTGGCGGGCGATGTTCTGGCTCGCCGTGCCGCTGGCCGTGCTCGGTGCGGTGCTGATGGCGCGCAGCCTGCCGTCGCATCATCCTGCCAGGAAGCTGCGCTACGGCGATCTGCTCAGCTCGCTCGTGCACCTGTGGCGCAATGAACCGGTGTTGCGTAAGGCAGCGGCGACCCAGGCGCTGTTGTTCGCCTCCTTCTCGGCATTCTGGACGACGCTGGCACTGCGGCTGGCCGAGCCGCCGCTCAACCTTGGCGCTGCCTCGGCCGGCCTGTTCGGTATCGTCGGCGCCGTCGGCGTGGCGATGGCGCCGGTGGCGGGCCGCGTGGCTGATCGTCGCGGGCCAGCGCCGGTCATTGCCCTCGGTGCCGCGGCAACGATCGTGGCGTGGCTGGTGTTTGGATTCTGGTCGAGCCTGGTTGGGCTCATCGTCGGCGTGATCGTGCTGGACTTCGGCGTGCAGATCTCGCTGGTATCCAACCAGCACCTGATCTATGGCCTGCACCCCGAGTACAAGAGCCGGCTCAACACGCTGTTCATGACCACGATGTTCGTCGGCGGTGCGATCGGCTCGCTGCTCGCCGCCACGGCGTGGGCGCACGGTGGCTGGAAAGCCGTCTGCGTGTTGGGTGGCGTCATGCCGATCGGCGCGCTGTTGCTCAGCGACGCGCGGCGTCTCGTACAGGCCGCCGGGTCGCGTTGATCTCGTTGCGATGCGCTAGCTCACGCCGCGTCAACGGGCGGCCCAATCGTGCTATTTCGCGCTACGCGTGGTCGATACGCTGCAGGCCTCCCCGGCTGCAGTCGACCCACGATGAAACACCATACCGTTAGCGCGAATGGCATCCGCCAGCACTACATCGACGCGGGCGAGGGCGCGGCTGTCGTCCTCCTGCACGGGTTCCCCGAGACGAGCTATGCATGGCGACACCAGATACCGGCGCTGGCGAAGCGTTATCGCGTGATCGCGCCGGACCTGCGGGGATACGGCAAGACCGACAAGCCCGCCACGGGTTACGACAAGCGCAACATGGCCAGGGACCTTGTCGCCTTGCTCGACCACCTTGGCATCGATCGCATCGCGCTGGTCGGGCATGACCGCGGCGCGCGCGTCGCGACCCGCTTCGCCAAGGACCACCCGTATCGCGTCGACCGCCTGGTGGTGATGGACAACGTGCCGACGCGCATCGTCGCCCAGTCGATGAACGCCCGGCTCGCGAAGGCGTACTGGTTCTTCAGCTTCCACCAGGTGCTCGACCTGCCCGAGGCGCTCATCGCCGGGCGGGAGGACGTGTGGCTACGGCACTTCTTCAGCGACTGGTGCTATGACCCGCACACCATCGCGGGCGCGGACTTCGACGCCTACGTGGCGGCATATCGCGAGCCGGGCGCCGTGCGCGGCGCGATGAGCGACTACCGGGCCGCGCCCGAGGATGTGCTGCAGGACGAGCAGGACGCCGACCAATTGATTGCCTGTCCGACGATGTCGATCTGGGGCGCCGACTTCGAAGCCGTCGGTGGCTCCTTCGACATGGCCGCCGTGTGGCGGGGCATGGCAACGCATCTCCGCGCCGAGCCGATCGCACAGTGCGGGCACCTGCCGCAGGAAGAACAGCCCGAGATCGTCAACGGCCTGCTGCTCGATTTCCTGCAGGGTTGGAACGGGGGTGCGGCATGAAGCGGCCGTGGCTTTCGGTGTCGTTGTTGGCGGTCGTGGGCGTGGTGGGCGCCGTGGCGGCCGCCGATGTCCGGGTCGGCCCGCAGGGGCCCGGCTTCTACCGGCTACGCATGGGCGGCGACGAAGTGACCGCCTTGCTCGATGGCACCCATCCTTTCCCGGCCGATGAACTGCTCACGCATGTCGAGCGCAAGGAAGTCGATGCACGCCTCAAGGCGGATTACCTGGCCTCGCCCGTGCAGGGATCGATCAACGCGTTCCTGGTCCGTACACCCGATCGCCTGGTGTTGATCGACACGGGCGCGGGTCCGCTGTACGCGGGCGACGGTGGCTTCCTGCCCACGGCCTTGCTCGCGGCGGGGTATCGCCCCGAAGACGTCACCGACATCCTCCTTACCCACCTGCACCGGGATCATGTCGGTGGGCTGATCCGCAACGGCACGATGCTTTTCCCGAACGCCATCGTGCACGTCAACCAGGCCGACGCCGACTTCTGGCTCAACCCGGCCAACGAGGGCAAGGTACAGAAGGTACTGCTGCCCATGTTCCCGGGAGCGATGGATTCGCTCGCGCCGTATCAGAAAGCGGGGCACGTGGTGACCTTCAAGGGCGAGACCGAGGTGCTGCCAGGCTTCCACGCCATTCCTGCACCGGGGCACACGCCGGGACACACCTGGTACCTGGTCACCAGTGGCGATGAGCACCTGCTTGCATGGGGCGACACCGTCCACGTGGCGTCGGTGCAACTGGCGGACCCAGGCGCATCCATTCGCTACGACTACGACGAGGCGGCGGCCGCGGTCTCGCGCAAGCGTGCGCTGGAAGAGGCCACGGCCAGGGGCTACTGGGTCGCGGCGGCGCACGTGTCGTTCCCTGGCCTCGGACACATCAAGCGCGCGGGCGACGGCTACCAGTGGATCCCGGTGAACTACACGCGTACGCCCTGAATCAGGCGAGGTAGCCCCGGGCGAGCGCGATCGATAGCGCATGCGCCCGGTTGGTCGCCCGCAGCTTGCCCATCGCGTTGGAAAGATGCTCCTTGACCGTATCGGCGGCGATGCCGAGGTGCAGCGCGATCTGCTTGTTCTCCAGCCCCGCGGCCACACCGCGCAGCACGGACAGCTCGCGGTCGGTCAGCGGCTCGTCGCCGCGGTGGTCGGAGAGACGCCTGGCGACTTCCGCCGAGACGCGGTGCTGGCCTGCGTGGACCGCGCGGACGACGCCGACAAGGTCCTTCGGTAGCGACGTCTTCAGCAGGTAACCCTGCGCGCCGGCGTCGAGGGTCCGCCGCGCGGCCGCGTCGCCGCCATAGGTCGTCAGGACGATCACACGCGCCATCGGGTCGATCCTGCGCATGGCGCCCACTACCTCGTCGCCGTCCATGTCGGGTAGCTTGAGGTCGACCACCGCCACGTCGGGGCGCATCGTGCGGAACGCCTCGATGCCTTCGCTACCGGTGCCGGCCTGGCCGACGATGAGCACGTCCGGTTCGGCCGCCAGCATGGCGACGACGCCTGCGCGAAACAGGGGATGGTCGTCGACGACGATGATGCGGATGGGTTGTGGCGTCATGGGGATACCGGGGCGGACTCCCGACGAGGTTACCGCGCTTCGGTGGCGCGTGCCTTGTCAAAACGCATCCGGGGTCGGCTTAGGAAAGTGACCCCCCATACAGGGGGTCACGCTGCGTGGTGCCGCGGATAGCATCCGATTCGTCTTCTCGCTGTGAAGATGGTGGACCCCATGCAAACCGATATGTCGTTGTCCCCGGCCCGTGCTTCCACGGGCACTCCCACGGTGCGAGTCGTCCAGCAACTGCTGGAGCAGGCCTTGCGCCAGATCGCGGATGTCGAGATGGCGGACCGCGCCGCATGTGCCCATTACATCACCCAGGCATTGCGGATCCATCGCGATGGGCTCAACCACGATGTGAAGCGTTACCAGAGCGGCCTGTCCGCGTGGCAGGTGCGGACGGTGAAGGAAGTCGCGCTCGCGCGCCTCGACCTTGGCCTCGCGATCACGGAACTGGCAGCCGCATGTCGTTTGTCACGGGGTTACTTCAGTCGCGCGTTCAAGGCGACCTTTGGCCAGAGTCCACATCGCTGGCGCCATGCCAGGCGCATCGAATACGCATGCGAACAACTTACTGGCACATCGGGAACGTTGGCTGACATCGCCATGGCATCGGGCTTCAATGACCAGGCGCACTTCACGCGCTCGTTCAAGGCCGCGATGGGCGTGACCCCGCATTCCTATCGGAAGACACAGAGCGCTGTCGCGCGTTGAAGCTCGATTTTTACCAAACGTCCGACACGATGGATTCCAAAGATTCTATTCGTGCGCAGCGTCGCTGCCTATCGTGAATGCCATCGCAGGACATGCCTGCGATCCATCCACGAGGACATCAACCATGTCGTTCAACGAACTGATCAAGCCCGACACCTGTGCGCTCGCGCTCATCGATTTCCAGCCCGCGATGTTCCAGGGCGTGCAGAGCCACGATCGCAAAAGCATCATGGACAACGTGCAGATCCTGGCCCGCGCGGCGAAGCTGTTCAAGGTCCCGACCATCCTGACCACGGTCGCGAAGGACAGCTTCTCCGGCCCGTTCATGCCTGAAGTGACCGATGGCGTGTTCCCCGATCTCGACATCATCGACCGCACCTCGATCAACTCGTGGTTGAACGACGACTTCCGCAAGGCCGTCGCCGCGACGGGCCGCAAGCGCTTCGTGCTGGCCGGCCTGTGGACGGGTGCCTGCGTGAACTTTCCCACGTTGGACATGCTGCGCGAACGTTACGAAGTAATCGTCGTGACCGACGCGTGCGGCGATACCAGCGTCGAGGCGCACGAGCGTGCCGTGCAGCGCATGGTCCAGGCCGGTGCGGTGCCGATGACCACGCTGCAGTTCATGTTCGAGCTCCAGCAGGACTGGGCACGTTCGGGCACGTATGAAGGCGTCATGGACATCCTGCGTGACCTGACGCCGTACGGCATCCAGGTGCGCTTCTCCAAGTGGGCACTCGGTGAACATGCGTCTGAAGCGGGTTAAGGCCATGTCGCCGTATCTGATCTCACTCTGCTTCGGCCTCGCCGTCGGCATCGCCTATGGCTTCTCCGGCGTGCGCTCACCCGCGCCGCCGATGATCGCGCTGATCGGCCTGCTCGGCATGCTGGCAGGCGAAGCCGCCATTTCGTGGGCGAAGGGTCATCCGGATGCCTGGGCCAACCTCTGGCACAGCAAGAGCTTCGCGATCCCGAAGAGCGACGCGCCTCGTTCGAACGACGACCACGCCTGATCCTTTTCCGGAGCTCCCCCATGTCACACGCCCCCGTCCCGGACCTCATCCTGCATCGAGGCCTCTTCACCGCCCTTGACCGCCGCCGGCCCACGGTCAGCGCCGTGGCCATACACGACGGGCGGTTCCTCAAGGTGGGCGATGACCACGAGGTATTGGCTCTGGCCGGCCCGGGGACGCGCGTGGTCGATGTCGGTGGGCGCCGCGTGCTGCCCGGGCTGATCGACAACCACCTGCACCTGATCCGTGGTGGGCTCAATTTCAACATGGAGCTGCGCTGGGACGGCGTGCCCAGCCTCGCCGATGCCATGCGCATGCTGCGACAGCAGGTGGAGATCACGCCACCGCCGCAGTGGGTGCGCGTGGTGGGCGGTTTCACCGAACACCAGTTCGTCGAAAAGCGGTTGCCGACCCTCGCCGAGTTGAACGCCGTCGCGCCGGACACCCCGGTGTTCATCCTGCATCTCTACGATCGCGCCCTGCTCAATGCGGCGGCGCTGCGCGTCTGTGGGTATACGAAAGACACGCCGGCACCGCCCGGCGGCGAGATCCTGCGCGACGCCAGCGGCAATCCCACCGGCCTGCTGCTGGCCAAGCCCAACGCATCGATCCTCTACGCGACGCTGGCCAGGGGTCCGAAGCTGCCGTTCGACTACCAGGTCAATTCCACCCGGCACTTCATGCGCGAACTCAACCGCCTCGGCATCACCGGCGCGATCGACGCCGGCGGTGGCGCGCAGAACTGGCCCGATGACTATGCCGTCGTCCAGCAGCTGAACGATGCCGACCAGCTGACCATCCGCATCGCCTACAACCTCTTCACCCAGAAGCCGAAGCAGGAGAAGGACGACTTCCTCGCCTGGACGAAGTCGGTGACCTACCAGCAGGGCGACGATTACTTCAGGCACAACGGCGCGGGCGAGATGCTGGTCTTCTCCGCGGCGGACTTCGAGGATTTCCGCCAGCCGCGCCCGGACATGGCCCCGGAAATGGAAGGCGAGCTGGAAGAGGTGGTCCGCATCCTCGCGCAGAATCGCTGGCCGTGGCGGCTCCACGCGACTTACGACGAGACGATCAGTCGTGCGCTGGATGTCTTCGAGAAGGTCGCACAGGACATCCCGCTGGATGGCATCCACTGGTTCTTCGACCACGCCGAGACCATTTCCGACGCCTCGATCGATCGCATCGCCGCGCTGGGTGGTGGCGTGGCCGTGCAGCACCGCATGGCCTACCAGGGCGAATACTTCGTCGAGCGTTACGGTATCGGCGCGGCCCAGGCCACGCCACCCGTACGCAAGATGCTCGACGCCGGCGTGAAGGTCTCCGCCGGTACCGACGCGACCCGCGTGGCCTCGTACAACCCATGGGTCTCGCTTGCATGGCTGACCACCGGGCGCACGGTCGGCGGCTTGCGCCTGTACCCGCAGCGCAACTGCCTGGACCGCGAAGAAGCCCTACGCATGTGGACCGAGAACGTTACCTGGTTCTCCAACGAGGAAGGCAAGAAGGGCCGCATCGCGGAAGGCCAGCTGGCCGACCTGATCATCCCTGACCGTGACTTCTTCGCCTGTGCCGAGGACGAGATCGCCGGCACGACCTCGCTGCTGACCATGGTCGGTGGCAAGGTGGTCTACGCCACGGGACCGTTCTGTCCGCTGGATGAAAGCGACGTGCCCGCGGCGATGCCGGACTGGTCGCCCGTCAATGCGTATGGCGGCTACGCCTCCTGGGCGGAACAGCAACTGCGCATGGATGGTGCCGAACGACGGCGGCAGGCCGCTTGCGGATGCGCGAGCGGGTGTTCGGTACACGGCCATGACCACGGCCGTTCGCATGCGGCGAACCTGCCGGTCGATGACTTCAAGAGCTTCTGGGGCGCGCTGGGTTGCGCGTGCTGGGCCGTATGAACCGGCCGGCCTCCCTCCGGATCGACCTCGTGCTGTGGATCGCGTTGCTCGCGTTGTGCTCGGCGTACCTGCAAGGCGCGGTGTGCAAGCTGCTGGATTTCGATGCGGCGATCGGCGAAATGCAGCATTTCGGGCTGTCGCCACCGCGGCTGTTCGCGTGCGGCGTCATCGTGTTCGAGCTGGTGTGCTCGCTGGCGATCCTCACCGGGCACCTGCGCTGGCTGGGTGCCTTCGCCCTTGCCTTGTTTACCTTCGCGGCGAACTTCCTCGCCAACGCCTGGTGGAACCAGCTCGCCGGACCCGGGCGCGACATGATGATGAACGGCTTCTTCGAACACCTCGGCCTCGCCGGTGCGTTCGTCTATGTCGGCTGGCTCGACCTGCGGGGACGCCTCCATGGCCGCTGAACAGGGTGGACTGGCCGATAGCCTGCGGCCGCTCAAGCATGCGACGTTCGCCATCCTCTGGGTGGCGACGGTGCTGGGCAACACCGGCACCTTCATGCGCGACATCGCCAGCTCGTGGATGGTGACCGAACTGGGCGGCGGCCCCGCCGCGGTCTCGCTCATCCAGGCGGCCGGCTCCCTGCCGATCTTCCTGCTGGCGATCCCGGCCGGCGTGCTGTCGGACATCCTCGATCGCCGTCGCTTCCTGATCGCGGTGCAGATCCTGCTTGCGTGCGTCAGTGCCACGCTGATGATGCTGGCAGCGACCGGCGGCCTCAGCATCGCCGCGCTCATCGCCCTGACCTTCGTCGGCGGCATCGGTGCCGCGCTCGTCGGTCCCACGTGGCAGTCGATCGTGCCGGAGCTGGTCGATCGCAGCGAGTTGAAGGATGCGGTGTCGCTGAACTCGCTCGGCGTGAACATCGCCCGTGCGATCGGCCCGGCCGCAGGTGGCCTGATCCTCGCCGGCCTCGGCGCCGCGGCGACGTATGGCACCGGCGTCTGTAGCTACTTCCTGGTGATCGGTGCACTGGTCTGGTGGCGACGCAAGGCCACGAGCGAGACGGCGTTGCCGGAGAACTTCCTCGGCGCGTTTCGCGCCGGCTTGCGCTTCACCAAGGCGAGCAAGGACCTGCACGTCGTGCTTATCCGCGCGGCGGTGTTCTTCGCCTTCGCGTCGGCCGTGTGGGCGCTGCTGCCGCTGGTCGCCCGTGGCACCTTGCACGGTGGGGCCGGGTTTTATGGCGTGCTGATGGGCGCGGTCGGTGCCGGCGCCATCGGTGGTGCGTTACTGTTGCCGAGGATGCGTGCACGCTGCAGTGCCGATGCGCTGCTGTTAGGTGCGGCGCTGATGTCGGCCTTGGTGATGGCGATCCTCGCCCTCGTGCCGGTGAAGCTGGTGGCGTTCCTCGCCCTGCTGGTGCTCGGTGGTGCATGGATCATGTCGTTGACCACGTTCAACGGCGTCGCGCAGGGCATCCTGCCGAACTGGGTGCGGGGCAGGGCGCTCGCGGTTTACCTCACTGTGTTCAACGGGGCGATGGCCGCAGGCAGCATCGGCTGGGGTGCGCTTGCCGAAGCGGTGGGCGTCGCCCATGCGCTGCTGGTCAGCGCCGTGGGCCTGGTGATCGCGGCCTTCGTCATGCGCGCGATGCGCCTGCCGTCGGTCGACCTTGACCTTACCTCGTCGCACCAGTGGGCCGAACCGCTCACCGTCGAACCGGTCGCGAACGACCGCGGCCCCGTCCTCATCCTCGTCGAATATGACGTCGCCCGCGAAAGGCTTCCGGCGTTCCTGTCCGTGCTCGAACGCTTCTCCATGGAGCGCCTGCGCGACGGCGCCTATGCGTGGGGCGTCACCCAGGATTCGGGCAACCCCGAGCGTGTCGTCGAGTGGTTCATGGTCGAATCCTGGGCCGAACACCTCCGCCAGCATGAGCGTTTCAGCCATGCGGGCGCCGATATCCAGGGCGAGGCGCTAACCTTCCATCGCGGCGCCCAGCCCCCATCGGTGACCCACCTCATCGGCGTGGACGCGCGTGCGCTCGCGCAAGGCCTTCCTTCTCGTTGAACAACGGACTTATTCCCATGCGTTCGCATATCCTGATCGCCTCGCTTGCCTTGCTCGCTTCCACGGCGGCGGCTGCTGCCACGCCCGGCTTCGCCGTCGGCGCGCAGTACGACACCACCCATGTGTACGTCGCGCCCGACGCGGTCGACGGCTTCGTGCGTAGCTTCACCGCCACCTTCGGCGGCCAGTCGACGAAGCAGGTCGTGGTCACCGTCACGCCCACGCCGTCGAGCACCTCGTCGCAGCTGGTGCAGACGCCGGTCGGCACCGTGTCGGTGTTTGGCTTCCATACGCCGGTACCGTATCCGTTCGGCCTGGAGCGCACTGGCTACCTGGTCACCGACCTCGACGCCGCGGTGAAGGCCGCGAATGCCGCGGGCGCCGCGACCCTCGTCGAGCCGTTCAACGACCCGATCGGACGCGATGCGGTGGTGACCTGGCCGGGTGGGGTGAACATGCAGCTGTACTGGCACACGAAGAAGCCCGATTACGCCTCCTTCGAACACATCCCCGAGAACCGCATCTACCTGCCGGCGGCGTCGGCGGATGCGTTCGTCAAGGCCTTCGTCCGCTTCTCCCATGGCAGCGTGGTATCGGACGATCGCAACGCACCCGGTACCGACATCGGCCGGAAGACTGGCAGCTACCGCCGGATCCGGATCGAATCGACCTTTGGCAAGGCGACGGTGCTCGTCACCAACGGCCAGCTCGACTGGCCCTACGGGGCGGAGACGACGGGCTACGAGGTCGGCGACCTCGACGCCACCCTGGCCCGTGCACGCGACAGCGGCGCGAAGGTCGTGGTGGATGCGCATGCCGAAGGCGGTCGTCGCGCGGCCATGCTGCAGTTCCCCGGCGGCTACGTCGCCGAAGTCCACAGCGGCAAATGAAGCGCGTCGCCCTGTCGTGGGCCCTGTCCTTGCTGATGGTGACCGCTGCGTCGGCGCAGGATGCTGAGGACGAGAAGGGCACGACGAACGAGGGCATGGTCAAGACGCCGGACCGGCCGGCCATCCTGCCGAACCGCTGGCAGGAAGACTGGTCGGTCCTCGCCAACCCTAACGTCCCGCGCGAACCGGGCGATGACCTGAAGTACCTGCCGCTGGGCCCCGGCGGCGACCACTACCTCACCCTGGGCGGGCTGCTGCGCGAACGCATCGAGTCCAACGATGCGCCCGCCTTCGGCATCGGCCGTGACGGCGACAGCTACCTGCTGCAACGGCTGCAGCTACATGCCGGCCTGCGCTGGGGCGAGCCGTGGCTTGCCTTCGTGCAGCTGGAAGACGCGCGCCCGTTCGCCAAGAAGACCTGGGGTCCGACCGACCGCAACCGGGCCGATGTCCGCCTGGCATTCCTCGCCTGGCAGGACGAGGCCTTCGGCGGCATGGTGAAGGTCCGCGTCGGCCGCCAGGATTTTGCCCTCGACTTGCAGCGCTTCGTCTCCCTGCGCGATGGCCCGAACGTGCGCCAGTCGTTCGACGCGATCTGGGCAAACTTCGAACGGGGTCCGTGGCGTGTCATCGCCTTCCTGAGCCACCCCGTGCAATACCGCGACGACCACGCCTTCGACGACAAATCCGGTTCGAACGACCGCTTCCACATGATTCGTATCGAGCGCCACGTGTTCGGCACGAACGAACTGTCCTACTACCACGCGTGGTACGACACCGACCGGGCGACCTTCCTCGATGCGCACGGCAACGAACGCCGTCGCGTGGACGACGTGAGGTTCGCGGGCAAGCAAGGCGCGCTCGACTGGGACCTGGAAACCATGCAGCAGCGCGGCAGCGTCGGCGAGAGCGCGATCCGTGCGTGGGCCGTCGGCACCCGTGCCGGCTGGACCCTGGCCGATACCGCATGGACGCCGCGACTGGGCGTGCAGGTCGACACGGCTTCCGGTGACAAACATGCCGGCGACGGTCGCCTCGGTACCTTCAATCCACTCTTCCCCAATGGCTACTACTTCTCGCTCGCGGGTTACACCGGCTATTCCAACCTTGTGCACGTCAAGCCGAGCCTCACGCTCAAGCCGGCATCCACGGTCACGCTGCTTGCCGCGGTCGGCCTGCAGTGGCGCAGGACCACGGCCGATGCGATCTACGTGCAACCGAACAACGGTCTGGCGGGCACCCAGGGCACGGGATCGAAGTGGACCGGCATGTACGGCCAGTTGCGCCTTGACTGGAAGTGGCGGCCCGGAATCACTTTCGCCGTCGAGGGTGACCATTTCCGCGCCGGCCGCACCATCCGTGCCGCGGGTGGTGACGATGGCAACTACGGCAGCGTGCAGGTGGTGTTCGGCTGGTGACGCGTGGCGTGCAGGTGCGTGCTGCCGATGCCTGCCGATCGTTCAATCGCCCGTCGACGGGCCTTCCTATCCTGCGCGTGAAGTCGGCATTCGCTCGGCTCTCCATCCTCAGGAGCATTCCCATGAAGAAGCATTTCCTCGCCCGCGCGCTCGCGGCGTCCGCCCTCGTGCTCGGCAGCGTCACCGTTGCGAACGCCGCGGCCGCGAAGCCGACCATCGTCCTCGTGCATGGCGCGTGGGCCGACGGTTCGAGCTGGAACAAAGTGATTCCGCTGCTGCAGGCAAAGGGCTACACCGTGCTTGCGGTGCAGAACCCGCTGACCTCGCTCGCCGCCGACGTGGCCGCCACGAAGCAGGTGCTCGCCTCGGCGACGGCACCGGTGGTCCTGGTCGGCCATAGCTGGGCTGGCACCGTCATCACCGAAGCGGGCAACGACCCGAAGGTCGCGGCGCTGGTCTATGTCGCGGCGTTCGCCAATAACGACGGCCAGGCAGCCGGTGAACTGGTCAACGCCTATCCGAAGACCCCGGCGCTCGGGACCGTTCGCGACGACGGCCACGGCTTCCTCTACCAGACCGAGCAGGGCGTGATCGAGAACTTCGCGCCGGACCTCCCGCGCGCCGAAGCGAAGGTCATGGCCGTGACCCAGGGCGCGCTGGCGGCGAGCACGTTTGGCGACAAGGTCACCCAGGCGGCATGGAAGAACCATCCGACCTGGTACATCGTGTCGGCCAACGACCGTGTCATCAGCCCGCAG
This window harbors:
- a CDS encoding MFS transporter, with product MAAEQGGLADSLRPLKHATFAILWVATVLGNTGTFMRDIASSWMVTELGGGPAAVSLIQAAGSLPIFLLAIPAGVLSDILDRRRFLIAVQILLACVSATLMMLAATGGLSIAALIALTFVGGIGAALVGPTWQSIVPELVDRSELKDAVSLNSLGVNIARAIGPAAGGLILAGLGAAATYGTGVCSYFLVIGALVWWRRKATSETALPENFLGAFRAGLRFTKASKDLHVVLIRAAVFFAFASAVWALLPLVARGTLHGGAGFYGVLMGAVGAGAIGGALLLPRMRARCSADALLLGAALMSALVMAILALVPVKLVAFLALLVLGGAWIMSLTTFNGVAQGILPNWVRGRALAVYLTVFNGAMAAGSIGWGALAEAVGVAHALLVSAVGLVIAAFVMRAMRLPSVDLDLTSSHQWAEPLTVEPVANDRGPVLILVEYDVARERLPAFLSVLERFSMERLRDGAYAWGVTQDSGNPERVVEWFMVESWAEHLRQHERFSHAGADIQGEALTFHRGAQPPSVTHLIGVDARALAQGLPSR
- a CDS encoding DoxX family protein; protein product: MLGRMNRPASLRIDLVLWIALLALCSAYLQGAVCKLLDFDAAIGEMQHFGLSPPRLFACGVIVFELVCSLAILTGHLRWLGAFALALFTFAANFLANAWWNQLAGPGRDMMMNGFFEHLGLAGAFVYVGWLDLRGRLHGR
- a CDS encoding hydrolase, coding for MSFNELIKPDTCALALIDFQPAMFQGVQSHDRKSIMDNVQILARAAKLFKVPTILTTVAKDSFSGPFMPEVTDGVFPDLDIIDRTSINSWLNDDFRKAVAATGRKRFVLAGLWTGACVNFPTLDMLRERYEVIVVTDACGDTSVEAHERAVQRMVQAGAVPMTTLQFMFELQQDWARSGTYEGVMDILRDLTPYGIQVRFSKWALGEHASEAG
- a CDS encoding alpha/beta hydrolase yields the protein MKHHTVSANGIRQHYIDAGEGAAVVLLHGFPETSYAWRHQIPALAKRYRVIAPDLRGYGKTDKPATGYDKRNMARDLVALLDHLGIDRIALVGHDRGARVATRFAKDHPYRVDRLVVMDNVPTRIVAQSMNARLAKAYWFFSFHQVLDLPEALIAGREDVWLRHFFSDWCYDPHTIAGADFDAYVAAYREPGAVRGAMSDYRAAPEDVLQDEQDADQLIACPTMSIWGADFEAVGGSFDMAAVWRGMATHLRAEPIAQCGHLPQEEQPEIVNGLLLDFLQGWNGGAA
- a CDS encoding XapX domain-containing protein, translating into MSPYLISLCFGLAVGIAYGFSGVRSPAPPMIALIGLLGMLAGEAAISWAKGHPDAWANLWHSKSFAIPKSDAPRSNDDHA
- a CDS encoding MBL fold metallo-hydrolase gives rise to the protein MKRPWLSVSLLAVVGVVGAVAAADVRVGPQGPGFYRLRMGGDEVTALLDGTHPFPADELLTHVERKEVDARLKADYLASPVQGSINAFLVRTPDRLVLIDTGAGPLYAGDGGFLPTALLAAGYRPEDVTDILLTHLHRDHVGGLIRNGTMLFPNAIVHVNQADADFWLNPANEGKVQKVLLPMFPGAMDSLAPYQKAGHVVTFKGETEVLPGFHAIPAPGHTPGHTWYLVTSGDEHLLAWGDTVHVASVQLADPGASIRYDYDEAAAAVSRKRALEEATARGYWVAAAHVSFPGLGHIKRAGDGYQWIPVNYTRTP
- a CDS encoding MFS transporter is translated as MSATTPPTSEPGRGTLFAMALAAGLAVASIYYNQPMLGVMSGDLHDARVSGWIPTLTQLGYAVGLLFLLPLGDMLERRRLIVVQFGVLAVALVVMALAPGVAVLALASVLVGAAATVAQQIVPFAAILSAPEKRGAAIGTVMSGLLTGILLSRTLAGIVSSVAGWRAMFWLAVPLAVLGAVLMARSLPSHHPARKLRYGDLLSSLVHLWRNEPVLRKAAATQALLFASFSAFWTTLALRLAEPPLNLGAASAGLFGIVGAVGVAMAPVAGRVADRRGPAPVIALGAAATIVAWLVFGFWSSLVGLIVGVIVLDFGVQISLVSNQHLIYGLHPEYKSRLNTLFMTTMFVGGAIGSLLAATAWAHGGWKAVCVLGGVMPIGALLLSDARRLVQAAGSR
- a CDS encoding response regulator transcription factor; the protein is MTPQPIRIIVVDDHPLFRAGVVAMLAAEPDVLIVGQAGTGSEGIEAFRTMRPDVAVVDLKLPDMDGDEVVGAMRRIDPMARVIVLTTYGGDAAARRTLDAGAQGYLLKTSLPKDLVGVVRAVHAGQHRVSAEVARRLSDHRGDEPLTDRELSVLRGVAAGLENKQIALHLGIAADTVKEHLSNAMGKLRATNRAHALSIALARGYLA
- a CDS encoding AraC family transcriptional regulator produces the protein MRQIADVEMADRAACAHYITQALRIHRDGLNHDVKRYQSGLSAWQVRTVKEVALARLDLGLAITELAAACRLSRGYFSRAFKATFGQSPHRWRHARRIEYACEQLTGTSGTLADIAMASGFNDQAHFTRSFKAAMGVTPHSYRKTQSAVAR
- a CDS encoding amidohydrolase codes for the protein MSHAPVPDLILHRGLFTALDRRRPTVSAVAIHDGRFLKVGDDHEVLALAGPGTRVVDVGGRRVLPGLIDNHLHLIRGGLNFNMELRWDGVPSLADAMRMLRQQVEITPPPQWVRVVGGFTEHQFVEKRLPTLAELNAVAPDTPVFILHLYDRALLNAAALRVCGYTKDTPAPPGGEILRDASGNPTGLLLAKPNASILYATLARGPKLPFDYQVNSTRHFMRELNRLGITGAIDAGGGAQNWPDDYAVVQQLNDADQLTIRIAYNLFTQKPKQEKDDFLAWTKSVTYQQGDDYFRHNGAGEMLVFSAADFEDFRQPRPDMAPEMEGELEEVVRILAQNRWPWRLHATYDETISRALDVFEKVAQDIPLDGIHWFFDHAETISDASIDRIAALGGGVAVQHRMAYQGEYFVERYGIGAAQATPPVRKMLDAGVKVSAGTDATRVASYNPWVSLAWLTTGRTVGGLRLYPQRNCLDREEALRMWTENVTWFSNEEGKKGRIAEGQLADLIIPDRDFFACAEDEIAGTTSLLTMVGGKVVYATGPFCPLDESDVPAAMPDWSPVNAYGGYASWAEQQLRMDGAERRRQAACGCASGCSVHGHDHGRSHAANLPVDDFKSFWGALGCACWAV